One Yoonia sp. BS5-3 genomic window carries:
- a CDS encoding DNA helicase: protein MQLSAPIYLLKHQAKRLARAGNLPLHKALDQVASREGYRGWSHLTASAQTGPAEAVMRHLTPGTLLVLAARPGHGKTLLGLKLASEAARLNRRGFVFTLDYHHRDVEGRLTDIGVTGHNGLTVDTSDGICADHIVDQISKHTAPALVIVDYLQLLDQNRRHPHLNDQLGALRQYADQTGTIFALISQIDRSFDLSGKEIPDITDLRQPNPFETDHFDAACFLHNGRLNVTSLKAAP from the coding sequence ATGCAGCTTTCTGCACCTATCTACCTATTAAAACATCAGGCCAAGAGACTGGCGCGCGCAGGCAATTTGCCACTTCATAAGGCGTTGGACCAAGTGGCCAGCCGCGAGGGGTATCGCGGATGGAGTCATCTTACCGCTTCGGCCCAAACCGGCCCGGCCGAAGCGGTGATGCGGCATCTGACACCCGGCACCCTGCTGGTCCTTGCCGCGAGGCCGGGCCATGGCAAAACGCTGCTTGGGTTAAAACTGGCAAGCGAGGCTGCGCGACTTAACCGTCGGGGCTTTGTCTTTACGCTGGATTACCACCACCGGGATGTCGAAGGTCGGCTGACCGATATTGGTGTGACGGGTCACAATGGTCTGACCGTTGATACCTCAGACGGGATTTGCGCGGATCATATTGTTGATCAGATTTCAAAACATACCGCGCCCGCGCTGGTCATTGTCGACTACCTGCAGCTTCTGGATCAGAACCGTCGTCATCCCCACTTAAACGATCAGCTGGGCGCGCTGCGCCAATACGCAGATCAGACCGGCACCATCTTTGCCTTGATTTCCCAAATCGACCGATCTTTTGATCTAAGCGGCAAAGAAATACCGGATATCACTGATCTGCGTCAGCCGAACCCATTTGAGACGGATCATTTCGATGCAGCTTGTTTCCTGCATAACGGGCGACTTAACGTCACATCGCTAAAGGCCGCCCCATAG
- a CDS encoding NUDIX hydrolase produces MIKRYGETPKSGQRYKVRHGAYAVLLRGDQVLLTWQGGIHNEFQLPGGGIDPGESPVQALHREVFEETGWSITRPRRLGVFRRFAYMPEYDKWAEKICHIYQAFPVRRLAEPTEPDHTAIWAHRETALAMLFNDGDATFLAGAGI; encoded by the coding sequence ATGATCAAACGGTATGGCGAGACGCCCAAAAGCGGTCAGCGATACAAGGTACGGCATGGGGCCTATGCGGTTTTGCTGCGTGGGGATCAGGTTTTGCTGACCTGGCAGGGCGGAATTCATAACGAATTTCAACTGCCTGGCGGCGGGATCGATCCGGGTGAAAGCCCGGTGCAAGCCTTGCACCGCGAAGTATTCGAGGAAACCGGTTGGAGCATCACCCGCCCGCGCCGTCTGGGCGTATTTCGGCGGTTTGCCTATATGCCTGAATACGACAAATGGGCAGAAAAAATCTGCCACATTTATCAGGCCTTTCCGGTGCGCCGATTGGCCGAGCCGACCGAGCCAGACCACACCGCGATTTGGGCGCATCGCGAGACGGCCCTCGCCATGCTGTTTAATGACGGAGACGCGACGTTTCTGGCCGGGGCCGGTATTTGA
- a CDS encoding Hsp33 family molecular chaperone HslO produces the protein MSIGKIAWDDTVLPFQLDASDIRGRVARLDGVLEQVLAQHDYPPVIEALVAEMALLTALIGQTVKLRWKLSLQVRGSGAARLIATDYYGPTDEGAPARIRAYASYDADRLEPEGEGFPQIGDGYFAILIDQGEGMTPYQGITPIAGGSLSACAQTYFAQSEQIPTRFELTYGRSQQPGEDAHWRAGGVMLQHMPKASPHVSGEGGSGEGGLIEPADILANDEGENWSRANILLDTVEQLELIGPSVAPTDLLVRLFHEEQPRVFDAQAITFGCSCSEDKVRQSLSIYSAKDISTMVTPEGTVTADCQFCGAHYVFAPETLGFEAKEPGA, from the coding sequence ATGAGCATCGGCAAAATCGCTTGGGATGATACTGTCCTGCCGTTTCAACTGGACGCCTCGGATATCCGTGGGCGCGTGGCCCGTTTGGATGGGGTGCTTGAACAGGTGCTGGCCCAACACGACTATCCGCCGGTGATTGAGGCATTGGTCGCTGAAATGGCCCTGCTGACTGCGTTAATCGGCCAGACGGTCAAGCTGCGGTGGAAACTGTCTTTGCAAGTCCGCGGCTCAGGTGCGGCCCGACTGATTGCCACCGACTATTACGGTCCCACCGACGAAGGCGCCCCTGCGCGCATCCGTGCCTATGCGTCCTATGATGCAGATCGGTTAGAGCCCGAAGGCGAAGGTTTCCCGCAAATCGGTGACGGGTATTTCGCAATTCTTATAGACCAAGGCGAAGGCATGACCCCTTATCAAGGGATCACCCCAATCGCCGGTGGTTCACTGTCGGCCTGTGCCCAGACATATTTTGCACAATCCGAACAAATCCCAACCCGGTTTGAGCTGACCTACGGGCGTTCACAGCAACCCGGCGAAGATGCGCATTGGCGGGCAGGCGGCGTGATGTTGCAGCACATGCCCAAAGCCTCACCCCATGTATCGGGTGAAGGCGGCAGCGGCGAAGGTGGGTTGATCGAGCCGGCTGATATCTTGGCCAATGATGAGGGCGAAAACTGGTCCCGCGCCAACATCTTGCTTGATACGGTCGAGCAACTAGAACTCATCGGCCCATCCGTGGCGCCAACGGATCTGCTGGTCCGTCTGTTCCACGAAGAGCAACCTCGGGTCTTTGACGCGCAAGCGATCACATTTGGATGCAGCTGCTCTGAAGACAAAGTGCGGCAAAGCCTGTCGATCTATTCAGCCAAGGACATCAGCACCATGGTGACGCCCGAAGGCACCGTGACAGCAGACTGCCAATTCTGCGGCGCCCATTATGTATTTGCACCCGAAACGCTCGGGTTTGAGGCAAAGGAACCCGGTGCCTGA
- a CDS encoding CoA pyrophosphatase, with protein sequence MPDLTQRLQDALSQSGDASSDFDLNDDVRVPDHALTAASVLIGIRAETETVILTKRSARLKHHPGQIAFPGGKQDPGDAGPIDAALREAQEEIGLPRHQVDILGALPPHQTVTGYQVTPVLALVNGGFDPTPEAGEVSEVFEVPLRHVTSPQMFQIEGRRWQGRKRHYYAVPYGPYYIWGATARILRALAERMT encoded by the coding sequence GTGCCTGATCTTACCCAAAGACTGCAGGATGCATTGTCGCAATCAGGCGATGCATCCTCTGACTTTGACCTCAATGATGATGTGCGCGTGCCCGATCACGCGCTGACGGCAGCGTCCGTTTTGATAGGCATTCGGGCGGAAACAGAGACTGTTATTCTCACAAAACGCTCTGCGCGGCTCAAACACCACCCCGGGCAAATCGCCTTTCCTGGCGGCAAGCAAGATCCTGGTGATGCAGGGCCGATCGATGCGGCTTTGCGTGAAGCCCAAGAAGAAATCGGATTGCCCCGACATCAAGTCGACATACTTGGCGCGCTGCCCCCGCACCAGACTGTGACAGGCTATCAGGTAACACCGGTACTGGCACTCGTGAACGGGGGGTTTGATCCGACCCCAGAAGCTGGCGAAGTCAGCGAAGTGTTCGAAGTACCACTGCGGCATGTCACTTCACCTCAGATGTTCCAGATCGAAGGGCGACGCTGGCAAGGCCGCAAACGGCACTATTATGCCGTGCCTTACGGACCCTATTACATCTGGGGCGCCACAGCCCGCATCCTGCGCGCACTGGCAGAGCGTATGACATGA
- a CDS encoding LysE family translocator: MNEFLPLFGFVFLGLFSPGPNVILLTTSGARFGFSRTTPHILGVAFGVGITSGVTGLGLGALLQTLPELTLILKMAAAGWIVWMAVQLWGADPAQSKDQERPFTFLEAVLFQWVNPKVWAVAFSAMAYVPAMTPLGQAVVLGATFSGLNLGVCLFWTSTGTALSYLLTNPGIWRLFMRIMALALVLFPVLVFL, from the coding sequence TTGAATGAATTTCTACCGCTTTTCGGGTTCGTTTTTCTGGGGCTATTCTCACCAGGGCCGAATGTCATCCTTCTAACAACATCAGGTGCACGGTTTGGTTTCAGCCGAACAACACCGCATATCCTTGGGGTGGCCTTTGGGGTAGGTATAACATCCGGCGTTACTGGCCTTGGGCTTGGGGCATTGCTGCAAACGCTGCCAGAACTGACGTTGATCCTGAAAATGGCGGCGGCTGGGTGGATCGTCTGGATGGCCGTGCAGCTATGGGGCGCGGACCCGGCGCAGTCTAAAGATCAGGAAAGGCCATTTACTTTTCTAGAGGCGGTTTTGTTCCAATGGGTGAACCCCAAAGTATGGGCTGTGGCATTCAGCGCGATGGCTTACGTGCCAGCAATGACGCCTCTGGGGCAGGCTGTGGTGTTAGGTGCGACATTCTCGGGGTTGAACCTTGGCGTTTGTCTGTTCTGGACGTCGACCGGAACGGCTTTGTCCTACCTTTTAACCAACCCAGGCATTTGGCGGCTCTTTATGCGCATCATGGCGCTTGCATTGGTTTTGTTTCCGGTTTTGGTTTTTCTTTGA